The Geminocystis sp. M7585_C2015_104 genome contains the following window.
AGTTACACTGGGCTGGAGCGCGGATTCATCATAAAAACAATCGACGCCATTAGAACTGTTCACCATCCTACCACGGCTATTCCCCCCGGACAGCAAAAATGGGATAATAAGCCCAATAACACAATCCATCAACAGGAAGACAATATGTTTAAGTCCTTTATTCTTCGCATTGTTACCCCCATTATTATACTTTTGACTTTGTTTGGCTGTGTTTCCCCCACTGCCGGTTTAAAGGCATACATCGATGGAGCCGATGGGTATCAATTCCTTTATCCTAATGGTTGGATACAGGTAAATGTAAAAAACGCCAGTGAAGGGGTAGATGTCGTCTTCCGGGATTTGATAGAAAGAAGTGAGAATCTGAGTGTGGTTATCAGCCAGGTAGACAAGAATACTAAATTAGAAGACTTGGGTAGTCCTTCTGACATAGGGTATCGTTTTATGCAACTAGTAAATCAGAATCCCAACAGTCAAATTGAGGCGGAATTGATTGGGGCAGAGAAAAAAGAGGAAAATCTGCAAAACTATTATCTGTTAGAATATAGGGTCAAGCAGCCCAATGGCAGTTATCGTCACAACATAGCTGCCGTTGCCACCAAAAACGGCAAACTCTATACCTTTAACATATCTACCACTGAAGAGCGTTGGCCTCAAGTGGAAACCCTTTTTAAAACCATGGCTAAGTCTTTTTCCCTCTCCTAGGGTATATCTGATGCCGCCAGTTATGATTAAATTTGTACTCGCTTCCGCCTCCCCCGCCAGGAAAAAGCTGCTGGAAACCGTGGGAATTAACCCTATTGTCACCCCCAGTGGCTATGACGAATCCTCCGTTACCCTTTCTAAACCCTATGATTTAGCCGCCACCCTGGCAGAAAGAAAGGCGACTGTTGTGGCCCAACTCTATAAAGACGCCCTAGTATTGGGGTGTGACTCCCTGTTGGAAGTGGAAGGACAAATATATGGTAAACCCGCCGACGCTAAAGAGGCTATTTCCCGTTGGCAACTGATGCGTGGCAAAAAAGGCCTACTCTACACTGGTCATGCTTTGATAGATACTACTAGGCAGAGGAAAATTGTCCGTTGTGCTGTAACTGAGGTGTACTTCTCCTTTGTTACAGACTCAGAAATTGAAGCCTATGTGGCTACAGGTGAACCACTCAGGTGTGCCGGCTGTTTCGCCTTGGAGGGAAAAGGGGGATTGTTTATAGACAGAATTGTGGGGTGTCACAGCAATGTTATTGGCTTGAGTCTACCCCTCCTACGCACTATGTTGGCAGACTTGGGTTACACCGTCTTAGACTTTTGGGGTGAAAAATCTGTTAATTCTAAGGTAAACTAATTGGCGTCGTCACCCAGAGATTTTTTATGAACACCCTGGAAGAAGTTAAGGCTAAAATCAGAGAGGGTAAAATTGATGAAGCCAAGGCTATAGCTTTTGCCTCCCTTCTCAGAATCGAAATCGAAACCTCTTGCGATGCTGATGCTAAATCCTCCTCCTGTCACAGTGTTATTGACATTTTAGAAAACGAAATTGAACACCATCTGGGAGATGAATCTCTTACTGAACTGCACTTTAAAGAAGTAGAAAAAGCCCAACAATATCTGATTAAAAATAGCAAGACTTTTCGAGATTTACTATTAATAATCGAGGAAAGTAATCAGGATTTTTAGGTGGTTTGAAAAAAGGGTTTTATGTCTGCTCTGAATGAGGGAGAAAAAACATGAGCTGTCATGAAGAATTTAGAGAATTACTGAGGGAGGGCAAAAACAGAGAGGCACTCCTTCTGGCATTGGCTAACAGCCTGGAATTGAAGATTAAAACCATCTCAAAAAAAGCGCAACTGCGTTGGGAAACAAGAATAAATTTACTAAAAGGGATAACCAATATAATAAATAGAACAGAAGCCCTTACAAATCTAACAAAACCAGAGGAAATACAGCTTACACAATTTCACGAATGTCAAAGAAAACAAGCATATGAAATATGGCAAAAGAATAGAGAAACCCTGATAAAAGTATTTCAAATAATGACGGGCAGAGACACAGAAGATATAGAAATTGAAACAGAAAGCCATGAGGGGGAAGAAGAAGAAAAGCAGGCTTGGATTGACAGTATAACAGATAACATCCTAGGAGAGGAAACAGAAGAAGAAGAAAAGTTGTTGGCTAAAGGGGAGAAAATTACCCATCATAACGGTGTGTGTAGAGATTCTAGTATCCCCGCCTCACAATTACAAGGAGAATTAGAGGCAGAAGAAGAGGAAATGATGATAGAGGCGGCAGCGGCATTGGAATTGGCAATGGCATCGGCAGGAGAAGAAGAGGAAAAGGAAAAAGGAGAAGTAAAAATGGAAATAGGAGAGGAATGGGAAGAGTGGCTAAAAGAAGATGAAGATGAGGATTCCTCCTGCCAACAACTAGAGGGAATTAACTGGAGTGAAGAAGACTGGAGTGAGGGAGAGGAGGGAGAGGGAGAAGAAGGAGAAATTGGAAGTAACAGCAAAAGTTAACATCACACTTCCACGGTTTATCTCTTTACTTCTACTTCTCCTTTTGGCTGTTGCCATCTGGTGGTTACAATGGATAGGCCTATAATCCAACTGACTCATTTCAACCGACTCATTACTAAAATTCACCGGGTGGCGAAATCAGCGGGGGAGGCTAGCTATTTTTTTTGTAATTTTCTTGCCCATCAGGGATATTTGAGTTATTATCAAATAATAGGAGTCTCTCCCCTCCGGGGGGTTATTTTTTTTGAGAGGGTAACAGGAAGAAATGGGAGAATTATGGACTATTGAAGACAGCAAAAAATTGTATCAGATTGAAGGCTGGGGTCATCCTTATTTTGATATAAATGAGGAAGGAAACGTCACAGTGGCGCCTCGAGGTGACGGCTACAAAATCGACCTATTCCACCTAGTAGAAAGTCTCAAAAAAAGAGATATTCATCTTCCCTTACTCATTCGCTTTTCTGACATTTTAGCTGATCGTCTCCACCGACTCCACCAATGCATGTACAATGCCATTGAGCGTTATGGCTATCAAAATGTTTACAGAGGTGTTTATCCCATAAAATGTAATCAGCACCGCCAACTAGTAGAAGCATTAGTCAAATATGGCAAACAGTACCATTTTGGCCTAGAAGTTGGCTCTAAGCCGGAGTTAATGATTGCTTTGGCCACTTTAGATGTAGATAAAACCGGCGAAACATTGTTGATTTGTAATGGGTACAAGGATGAAGATTATCTAGAAACTGCCCTTTTGGCTCAACAACTTGGCCACAATTTAATAGTAGTAATTGAGCAGGTAAACGAGTTATTTACTATACTAAAACTAAGCGATAAATATGACCTAAAACCTCAGCTAGGCGTCAGGGCAAAACTGCAAACAAAAGGCACCGGCCATTGGGGCAATTCCACGGGAGAGAGAGCAAAATTTGGGCTTACTATACCCGAGATTGTAATGGTGGTAGAACACTTACGTGAGCAGAATAAATTAGACTGTTTGAAACTACTACATTTTCATATTGGCTCCCAAATATCCTCCATTGCAGTAATTAAAGACGCTATTCGGGAGGCAAGTCAAATTTATGTGCAATTATACAATATGGGTGCCGGGATGAAATACCTGGACGTTGGCGGCGGTTTGGCAGTAGATTATGATGGCTCAAAAACCAACTTTTATGCCTCTAAAAACTACAATATGCAAAATTATGCCAACGACATTGTAGCGGCAGTTAGAGATGCCTGTGATGCCAAAAATGTGCCCCATCCCATCCTAATTAGTGAAAGCGGAAGGGCAATCGCCGCCCACCATTCTGTCTTGATTTTTAATGTGGTAAACAGCAATAACCCTCTGTTAAATATCCCTATTTCCAAACCAGAAAAAGCCCATCCAGTTCTGCGTAATCTATGGGAAACCTATCACACTATTGACGATACCAACTATCAGGAAATGTACCACGATGCCATCCAGTTTAAGGAAGAGGCAATCAGTCTATTTAATTTTGGCTATCTCACATTAGCTGAAAGGGCACAGGCTGAACAATTATACTGGGCTTGCTGTCAAAAAATATATCTAATTACTCAGAATGAGAGCTATGTTAGTGATGATTTAAACGAACTGCAAGAATTGATGACTTCCACCTACTACATCAATTTGTCCGTATTCCAGTCCGCCCCCGATACCTGGGCGATAGATCAACTTTTCCCAATTCTCCCCATTCACCGCCTCAACGAAAAACCGACTGTTAAGGCAATTTTAGCTGATTTAACCTGTGATAGCGATGGCAAAATTGACAAATTCATTGACTTGTTAGACGTAAAACACGCCCTAGAATTGCACCCCCTAGAATTAAATGGCCGAAACCCCGAGGAAAGACAGTTTAAACCCTATTATTTGGGAATGTTTTTAGTAGGAGCCTATCAAGAAATCCTGGGCAATTTGCACAACCTTTTCGGGGATATAAATGTAGTCCACATTGAGATTAATGGGGACAATTATAACATTAAACACGTCGTAAAAGGCGACACAGTAACAGATGTTCTCAGATATGTAGAATACTCCCCTGAAGATTTGATGGAAAAAATGCGTTGTCTTGCAGAAATGGCCATAAATGAAAGACAAATTGAAATCGAACATTCTCAACGCCTGTTGAAAAATTATGAGCGAAACTTGCGTAGTTATACTTATCTGAGATAAACTAACCCGGGGAGGAGAAAATGGACTACCATATACGGGATAACGGCATCACTCTCCTCCCCCTAGGCAAGTATTATGAAAGTGGCAAATAAAGACAAGAAAAAACAGTGGTGTTGGTTAACTATAATCGCCCTCTTGGTTATAGTTGTATTTCTGGGTAATCAGGCAAAGGCAGATGTAACACCAGGATATAAGAAATTAAAATACCCGCCGCTGGCACCCATTACCATACCTAGTTATGAACGTTATCAGTTGGACAACGGCATGGTAGTATATCTGATGGAGGATCATAGTTTGCCCTTGATAAGTGGTACTGTGTTGCTAAAAATGGGTTCAATATTTGATCCTCCTTCTCAGGTGGGGTTAGCAGAATTAACTGGAGAATTGTTGCGTTTGGGAGGTACAGTCCACTACTCTCCTGAACAGTTAAATGCTATTCTGGAACAGAAGGCGGCATCTATAGAAACCAGTGTCACCCGCACATCGGCCAGTATTAGTTTTTCCAGCCTCAGTTATGATATAGATACCGTATTGCCCATCTTTGCAGAAATTCTCCAATCCCCCCGCTTTGACAGTCAACAGTTGGAATTGTTAAAAACCCAAGTCCGTGGTACAATCTCCCGTCGCAACGATTATCCCGGGGATATTGCCAGAAGAGAGTTTGCCAAGTTAATATACGGCCAAGATAGCCCCTATGCCAGGGTGATAGAATATGTACATCTAGACAACATCCAAAGGGAAGACATACAAAGATTTTATCGCCAATATGTACGTCCGGAGGCAATGATTTTGGGGATGGTGGGGGATTTCGACTCAGCCAAGATGAAGCAACTAATCCAACGGCTTTTTGCCTCCTGGCATACGGACTCCACCATGACGCCGGATTATACCATCAGTGAGCCCCAACAAGCAACCACAGAAGGCGTGTTTATTGTCAATAGGCCACAGTTAACTCAGAGTCATATTATACTAGGGCATATAGGAGTAAAACTAGGGGATGCCAACTATCCCGTTTTGAGTGTCATCAATGGGGTGTTAAACGGCTTTGGGGGGAGACTGTTTAAAGAAATTCGTAGCAGACAGGGTTTAGCCTATTCTGTCTTTGGCAGCTGGCAGGCTAACTATGACTATCCCGGAGTGTTTATAGCCGGAGGACAAACAAAAAGCGAGACCACCACTCAGTTTATAAGGAGCATTATAGAAGAAATCCAACGACTTTGCAACTCCCCTATTACAGACACAGAATTGGACTATGCTAAGGATTCTATCCTCAACTCCTTTGTCTTCCAATTCCAACATCCCTCTCAAACCCTTTCCCGCCTGATGACATACGAATACTATGGCTATCCCCAGGATTTTATTTTCCAATACCAACAGGGTGTGAAGAATACCAGCCGAGAGGATGTTTTGAGAGTAGCGCAAAAATATTTCCAGCCAGATAAGATTGTAACCCTCATAGTAGGCAATGAAAATGCCATCAAAGCCGACTTAATAACCCTCGGCAAAAATATTCAGGAGATAAACATTACCAACTAGTATTAATTGGCTAGCAATAGTCTTCTAGTGGCAAACTCCTCTCCCCCCGGGGGGTATTAGTGACAGGATTAGGGTAGCAACCTGATAGTAGAAAACCAATGCCCCCGCCAGTAATATTTAGACAGTGGGCAACCTAATGGCTAACATTATGTCTAATACTAAGAGTAACACGGACAAATTGGCTATTTTGGACGTTTCTTGGCATCACCATAAATGTTTCAGGGAAATACAGGAGACTATTCTCCACGCCGCCAGGGAGTTGGGATACGATTGCCTCTTCACCTCCGATACTAGTCTTGACGACCGTATCTACATTGTATTTTCAATTAGTATATGTCGTATACCCCTGAAAAATTTACCACGGCGGATTATCCTCTATAATCTGGAACAAATATATGCAAACTCCCCCTTCTTTGAGAAGGGGTGGAATTATCAAGATTATTTGTTTCAGTATCCACTTTGGGATTACAGTTTGGCTAATATTAGTCAACTCAAACAGTGGGGGATTGACAGAATTGAATACTTGCCCATAGGTTACATGCCACAACTAACCCGGATTTCTCATGCTGCCAACAAGGATATAGATGTGCTGTTTTATGGTTCAATAAATGAACGTCGTCAGAAAATCATTGATGGTTTATTAGCAAAAGGGGTAAGAGTAGAATCTCTCTTCGGTGTATACGGGGAGGAAAGAGACAGTTATATAGCTAGGTCTAAAATTGTACTAAACATACACTTTTATGATGCCAAGATATTTGAGATAGTCAGAATATCTTATTTGTTAGCTAATAGGGTGTTTGTAATCTCGGAAAAAGGCAACAATAGTGAGGAAGAAGATTATTTTTCCAAAGGGCTAGTCTTTTGTGATTATGAAAGTTTGGTGGATGCCTGTATAGAGTATTTAGATAAAGACGAAGAGAGAGAAAAAATAGCAGAAAGAGGCTTTCAACTTATGTCTCAGCGTCCAGCCACTGAGTACTTACAAAAGGCGCTTACCTCCACCTTAGAAACAGGTATTGACGAAACTAAATTTGTTGTAGATTTCTGCCGTAAAATTGCAGCTAAAACTCTTTTTGAAAACGGGGAATATGAGGAAGCAATCCAGTTATATGAACAAAGTATAGAAGTTGACTACACCTGTTGGGATAGCTATATCTATTTAGGACTAAGTTATCTCTATAATGGGGATGAGTTGGCGGCATACCTGACTTGGAGTAATGGCATTGCTGCCCTAGAAAAAACCGGGATTACTGAAGAAAAATTAGAGTCTCAATTTAGACAAATATTGTCATCAGAAATGGCTAAACACTGTGGCGGATACAACGAACATTTTGCATTAAAATTAGAACGGGCTTTGCAGGAGGGGCTACTCTGAAGTGGAAAAAGTACAACTTAAATTAGGAGGCTATATTGATTTTATTACAAAAGAAATAAATGGTAAAATTTATAGGCCGGTGGAGGAAAATGATTATCTGGGAGTGTTATTGGCAATTCGCGAATGTGTCAAACCTATAGGAGTTGCTGGTGGAAGAAGTTTATGTTTAGCAAAAGCAGAAAGAATAATAGGGGTTAAACCCACCCCCAGTGTAGCGGAAAATGAAAGGTATAAAATGTGCCCAAAAACCAGCGATTGATTTCTTGAGGGAGATGCCCCTCATTTATCTAGCCGGGCTAAAATAGATTTAGCCTTTATAGACGATGCACTTATTTGAGTTCACCTTGAGATGTTTTATAAACATAGAATCAGTTCCTTAGTCGGGTTAAAATAGATTTAGCCTTTATAGACGGGATGCATTTATTTGAGTTTGCCCTGAGATATTCTATAAACATGGAAAAATACAGTGACAGGGAAGGACGTGTGGCGATTCATAGCATGTTGCCACCCAATTTTCCCGAGGCGAGTAGGGGGAGGATGACACTAAATTGGATTGGGGATTTTTGGCGTTTAATTATTGCCCTCCGAAAGTTCCGTCCTGACTTTAATATAATTGTGCTAGATTATGGCCACAAACTTAAATCCCGACTCCGACTGGGGGAATTTCGAAGAGACATCCAAGGGAATTATGGAAGTTAAAACTGTATCATCCCCGGAGGCAAGGGATTTGGTTGTGCACGCCCTTCGCACACAATTATGAAGGATATTTAAACTCGCTATGAAAATTCTGTTTATTTCCCCCGGAAACTATCCAGACTATCAGTGCGACTCCCTATTTCATGGGTTAAGATGCTTGTTGGGAGATTCTGTGGTTGATGTCAACAAAATACCCTATATTTATAAAACTTTTCCCCAGGATGAGAGGATAAAATTATATGGAAAAGGCTTTAGTTTATATGGCTTATTAGATGACGTGGAGGTAGACAGGGAAGATGTAGAAAACAAGATAAGGACTCGTTATTTTGACTTGGTTGTTTATGGCAGTGTTTGGCGTTGTCAGGATTTTTTGCCACTAGTTTTTGAGAGTTATTCACCTGGGGAAATAATTTTTGTCGACGGGGAAGACTACCCCAAAATTCTACTGCCGTTTCTGACAAGAGGGATATACTTTAAGAGAGAGTTATACTCTGAAAATAGGTGGGTGTATCCCATTCATTTGGCTATGCCAGAAGAGAAGTTTGTCAAAGATATAGCTAGTCTGGAGAAAACTAATTTTTTCGCCCCCTGTAACCCCACAGATAGGACTACTTATGTGTACGAAACAGAAGAGTCCTACTATAAACAATATCAGGAAAGTTTCTACGGGGTTACCATGAAAAAAGCCGGTTGGGATTGTCTGCGCCACTATGAAATAATATCCCAAGGATGCGCCCCCTATTTCTATGAAATTTATGACTGCCCCCATCTAACAATGCATCGATTTCCCCGCTATGAAGTATTAAAACTAATGGCAATAGCAGATGACTATTTTCGGGAAGGGAATTTTGATTTACAAGGGTATATTACCAACCTGGAATGCCTATATGCCTATGCCAAAAAACATCTGACAACCATTGCCTTGGCTAAATATCTAATTGATACCTGGAAACAATCCCAGTAACAGACAAGAAAAGTGTTTTCCCGCCCGGCTTTTATTCTAGAATATTGTTAAGTTTTATTAAGCCTTTTCAGCAAAAAAGGAAAAACTTGGGGAGATAATGAGTTTTTTTAAGCCGCAACAGCCGATATTACAAAAAAAACAACTGTATTGTAATCTGGAAACCTATAGGCAGATGAGATGTGTGAGGGTAGAGGTGGTAGAGAAATTATACCTTTCGGGGATATATACATGTGTGGACCAGGCGATGTTGGTATGGGGATTGGTAACGGGGATAATATTCATGGGGGGACAATTTTTGACGATAAGTTGGCAAATTCAGGCTATTTTCTGGTCAATTCTCACTCTGGTAGGCATAATAGCCATGATAACACTCACCCACAGTTGGACAGTATGGGAGAAAATAACAGAATTGCTGTATGCTTGGGTAATCCTGATGTTGTTGGGGATGGCATTGACGGATAGTGCCATTTTTCTGGGTTGGGGCTATATTCTATCCCATTTATGTCATCTGTGGTTAATTCTAAGCGCCATAGGCTATGGTATAACGGGTTGGATGCTCCACTCCCGCGCCTTTTTCCTATCTGCCTTGATTCACGCCATCATGGTTTTCCTGTTGCCTCTGTTTGGGGGTTGGCAATTTGCGGCTACCGGTTTTGCCATGACAAGTAATCTATGGCTCTTCTCAGAAGCACAATGGGATATGCTATTGCCAAGGGAGTTAAAACAGCTAAAAGGCAACGACGCCCTTGAATTGACTCCTGCCGGCATTAGCCGTTTCCCCACAAGTGCGAGGGGTGGGAAAGATTTTGCCGGGATTGGCTAATCCATAGGGATTAAAACAGCGACGCACATACTGCTGTGTTTCTAAATCGGTTTCCGTAAACATCTCCGTCATGTAGCACTTCTTGTCACTCCCAATACCATGTTCGCCGGAAATACTACCACCCATCCGCACACAAAGTTTAAGGATTTCCCCTCCCAATTCCTCTACCCTGGCAAAGGCCCCTTCTACGGACTGGTCGTATAAAATAAGGGGATGTAAGTTACCATCACCGGCATGGAAAACATTGGCAATGGGGAAACCATACTTCTCACTGAGACGGTTAATTTCTGCTAAAACTTGAGGTAGTTTAGAGCGAGGCACTACCCCATCCTGTACAAAATAATTAGGGCTAATTTTCCCCATGGCAGCAAAAGCCGCCTTTCTCCCTTTCCACAACTTCATCCTGGTAGCTTCATCACTGGCAGAGGTAATACTTCTAGCACCACAACGACGACAAATCTCTGCTACCTTCTCCTTGTAGGCTTTTACCTCCACCTCTAAACCGTCCAATTCCACCAATAAGATAGCCTGGGCATCCCGAGGATAACAGTCAGTGGCCACCACATCCTCCACCGCATTTATGCTAAAATTGTCCATCATCTCCATCCCCGCTGGGATTATACCCGCCTGGATGATACCTGCCACCGCACTCCCCGCTTCCTCAATACTGTTGAAATCTGCTAGTACCACACACACCGACTCGGGCCTTTTTAATATTCTTAACACAATCTCCGTAGCTATGCCCAAAGTCCCTTCTGAGCCAACAAACAAGCCTGTTAGGTCAAATAGTGGCATTTCTGACACCATCCCCCCAGTTTTAACAATCTCCCCTTCTCCCGTCACAATGGTCAACCCCAACACATGATTAGTAGTTACTCCATATTTTAGACAGTGTACACCCCCGGAATTTTCCGCTACGTTACCACCAATAGAACAGATTATCTGGCTGGACGGATCTGGGGCATAATAGAAACCAGCACCACTGACAGCCTGAGTCACCCAGTTGTTGATTACCCCTGGCTGCACTACCACCCTCTGATTCTCCAAATCAATGGCCAGTATCTGTCTCATCCTGGCTGTTACAATGAGAATACAGTCCTCCACTGGTAGTGCACCACCCGACAAACCCGTGCCCGCACCCCTTGCCACCCAGGGGATTTTATGTTTGTTACAAATCTTAACAATCTCTGCCACCTGTTCAGTGGTGCGGGGGAGAGTAACTAAAGCAGGGCGTTGGCGGTATTGGGGCAAGCCGTCACACTCATAGGTTAACAGTTCCTCTTTCCGCTTAACAACCCCGTCAGTACCCAGAACCTTTTCTAATTGTAAAATAATGGGTTGCCATTGTCTAGTGGTCATAGGCAGGTGGCTTTTGAGTAGGGCTAACTGGTTCTATCATATCAAAACGTTGTATAGTACTGCCCCTCCTACCACCGCGGATAAGGATAAACTAGTTTAAGAAAAAGTAGTAGACAGCCGACTCTCTTATGCAAACTCCCTATAAACCCAGTGAAATTGAGGCTAAGTGGCAAAAAAAATGGTCTGAGGCTCAACTATACCTGACAGAGGAAAACAGCGACAAGCCCAAATTTTATGCCCTCTCCATGTTTCCCTATCCTTCAGGGAAGTTACACATGGGGCACGTGCGTAATTATGTTATCACAGATGTCATTGCCCGTTACAAGAGGATGAGGGGATATCGAGTATTACACCCTATGGGATGGGATGCCTTCGGTTTGCCTGCAGAAAATGCCGCCATAGACAGGGGAATCCATCCTGCCAAATGGACCTATGAAAATATAGCCCAAATGCGTGCCCAATTGAAAGATCTAGGGTTGTCCATCGATTGGACAAGAGAAGTTACCACCTGCTCCCCAGAATATTATAAATGGACCCAGTGGCTGTTTTTACAATTTTTTGAGGCAGGACTGGCCTATCAGAAGGAAGCTGCGGTAAACTGGGATCCAGTAGACCAGACAGTACTGGCAAATGAACAAGTCTCTGCCGATGGCTACTCCTGGCGCAGCGGTGCCAAGGTAGAAAAGAGGATGCTAAAACAGTGGTTTCTAAGAATTACCGCCTATGCCGAGGAATTACTAGAAGACTTGAAGAAATTGCCAGGGTGGCCAGAAAAGGTTAAAATAATGCAGGAGAACTGGATAGGCAAGTCCATAGGCGCCTATCTGGAATTCCCTATCGTGGGAAGGGAGGAAAAAATCCCCGTATTTACCACTCGCCCTGATACGGTTTTTGGTGTAACCTATGTGGTGTTAGCCCCTGAACATCCTCTAACTCTGCAAGTTACCACCCCAGACAGAAAAGAAGCAGTAGAGGCGTTTATAAAAGAGGTTACCCAAGAAAGTGAAATAGAGCGCACTGCTGAGGATAAGCCTAAAAGAGGCATTCTAACCGGTGGCAAGGCTATTAACCCCTTCACCGGCGAGGAAATCCCCATCCTGGTAGCCGATTATGTGCTCTATGAATATGGTACTGGTGCGGTAATGGGAGTGCCAGCCCATGATACCAGAGATTTCCAATTTGCTAAGCAGAATCAGTTACCCATCAAGTTAGTTATTATCCCCAAAGACGCCCAACAAGAAGAATTCACCCTC
Protein-coding sequences here:
- a CDS encoding photosystem II reaction center PsbP family protein, which codes for MFKSFILRIVTPIIILLTLFGCVSPTAGLKAYIDGADGYQFLYPNGWIQVNVKNASEGVDVVFRDLIERSENLSVVISQVDKNTKLEDLGSPSDIGYRFMQLVNQNPNSQIEAELIGAEKKEENLQNYYLLEYRVKQPNGSYRHNIAAVATKNGKLYTFNISTTEERWPQVETLFKTMAKSFSLS
- the maf gene encoding septum formation inhibitor Maf → MIKFVLASASPARKKLLETVGINPIVTPSGYDESSVTLSKPYDLAATLAERKATVVAQLYKDALVLGCDSLLEVEGQIYGKPADAKEAISRWQLMRGKKGLLYTGHALIDTTRQRKIVRCAVTEVYFSFVTDSEIEAYVATGEPLRCAGCFALEGKGGLFIDRIVGCHSNVIGLSLPLLRTMLADLGYTVLDFWGEKSVNSKVN
- the speA gene encoding biosynthetic arginine decarboxylase, translating into MGELWTIEDSKKLYQIEGWGHPYFDINEEGNVTVAPRGDGYKIDLFHLVESLKKRDIHLPLLIRFSDILADRLHRLHQCMYNAIERYGYQNVYRGVYPIKCNQHRQLVEALVKYGKQYHFGLEVGSKPELMIALATLDVDKTGETLLICNGYKDEDYLETALLAQQLGHNLIVVIEQVNELFTILKLSDKYDLKPQLGVRAKLQTKGTGHWGNSTGERAKFGLTIPEIVMVVEHLREQNKLDCLKLLHFHIGSQISSIAVIKDAIREASQIYVQLYNMGAGMKYLDVGGGLAVDYDGSKTNFYASKNYNMQNYANDIVAAVRDACDAKNVPHPILISESGRAIAAHHSVLIFNVVNSNNPLLNIPISKPEKAHPVLRNLWETYHTIDDTNYQEMYHDAIQFKEEAISLFNFGYLTLAERAQAEQLYWACCQKIYLITQNESYVSDDLNELQELMTSTYYINLSVFQSAPDTWAIDQLFPILPIHRLNEKPTVKAILADLTCDSDGKIDKFIDLLDVKHALELHPLELNGRNPEERQFKPYYLGMFLVGAYQEILGNLHNLFGDINVVHIEINGDNYNIKHVVKGDTVTDVLRYVEYSPEDLMEKMRCLAEMAINERQIEIEHSQRLLKNYERNLRSYTYLR
- a CDS encoding insulinase family protein; amino-acid sequence: MKVANKDKKKQWCWLTIIALLVIVVFLGNQAKADVTPGYKKLKYPPLAPITIPSYERYQLDNGMVVYLMEDHSLPLISGTVLLKMGSIFDPPSQVGLAELTGELLRLGGTVHYSPEQLNAILEQKAASIETSVTRTSASISFSSLSYDIDTVLPIFAEILQSPRFDSQQLELLKTQVRGTISRRNDYPGDIARREFAKLIYGQDSPYARVIEYVHLDNIQREDIQRFYRQYVRPEAMILGMVGDFDSAKMKQLIQRLFASWHTDSTMTPDYTISEPQQATTEGVFIVNRPQLTQSHIILGHIGVKLGDANYPVLSVINGVLNGFGGRLFKEIRSRQGLAYSVFGSWQANYDYPGVFIAGGQTKSETTTQFIRSIIEEIQRLCNSPITDTELDYAKDSILNSFVFQFQHPSQTLSRLMTYEYYGYPQDFIFQYQQGVKNTSREDVLRVAQKYFQPDKIVTLIVGNENAIKADLITLGKNIQEINITN
- the glcD gene encoding glycolate oxidase subunit GlcD encodes the protein MTTRQWQPIILQLEKVLGTDGVVKRKEELLTYECDGLPQYRQRPALVTLPRTTEQVAEIVKICNKHKIPWVARGAGTGLSGGALPVEDCILIVTARMRQILAIDLENQRVVVQPGVINNWVTQAVSGAGFYYAPDPSSQIICSIGGNVAENSGGVHCLKYGVTTNHVLGLTIVTGEGEIVKTGGMVSEMPLFDLTGLFVGSEGTLGIATEIVLRILKRPESVCVVLADFNSIEEAGSAVAGIIQAGIIPAGMEMMDNFSINAVEDVVATDCYPRDAQAILLVELDGLEVEVKAYKEKVAEICRRCGARSITSASDEATRMKLWKGRKAAFAAMGKISPNYFVQDGVVPRSKLPQVLAEINRLSEKYGFPIANVFHAGDGNLHPLILYDQSVEGAFARVEELGGEILKLCVRMGGSISGEHGIGSDKKCYMTEMFTETDLETQQYVRRCFNPYGLANPGKIFPTPRTCGETANAGRSQFKGVVAF